A region of the Plasmodium vinckei vinckei genome assembly, chromosome: PVVCY_11 genome:
tttaaaatatcttcattattttgttcagTTCCTTTTTCAATATCAATATGTTCATCGGATATATCAAATTTACTATCATATTCCCcttctttattataataattaaaaggTTGATCTccataataaaaatcagAGTcactatatttatgttttatattttttcggGGTAATGCATTTGGATACCCCGATGTAGATATCTTTGTATtcattttatctttttgaaaaatgttccaaaatttatattcttttttattaacagtACAGAATATTTGAGAAGGAGGTTTAGTATTCAcatataattcatataacCACATGGCAAGATTATGATaagatttattatttgatgaatcataaaataataaaataccatcatatttttcataaaaaatatttctaatatatgaatatgttTGAACTCCTccaatttcaaaaaattcaacatataaaaaattatcattttgttttttcataCCATTATCAATTGTCATACCAGAGTTACAATcagtataataattattttcactcATACtgctaatatatttattatcttctgtgatactatttaaatatacatcATGGTAATTCTctcttttgtttttaattatatttaagggtatatttttttcaaatatattattattataagaattatctttattccataaaaatggatatatttcaaatccatatgtatatttatgtcttttttcaacaaaaaattgttttgcattcattttattttcaataaattctaaaaagttttttttagctTGAAAAAACATAGACTCAACAATTGTTTCtacattttgttttgttgaattattttgtgCTAAATCTCTAGAGGATACAAattgttcttttttttcttcttcgtctaaatgcataaaataatcaaaataattaatcGGGTATATTTCATCAAACCTTTCACTAATTAATCTAAGAAATGAACTTTTCCCAACCCCAAGATCGCCTAAAACcaaaatttttaagttcttcatttaaaactattttatataaatactcACTGATATTTTCTCTACACACACATTATAagtacatataataaaaacccAAATTCAAATTACACCGATTTTATATGAATGGTCATACATTCAAGCTATATCAACCTGActtgttaataatttttttttacgttTATTCATAATgtgtgtgcatatatatagtacTACACATGTATATTCTTTCGCGCCTTGTCAGTGTTATTTTCGTGCTTGTCTTTTattcaataaatatttcttgatccattttattaaattatgaaatgcatatatttacattacCAAACTTAATAAaagtttttatttccattcAAAATTGTATgtacataatttattatcgTATGAAGAACAGCTAGCTCTCCCCcccttttattatatatcaatcattttgtttttattttgctaatctataaaaatgtaatgcttaaaatttatattttactatATTCGCATTTCTGATTTGCACAAAAATATTggagaaatatataataataacaataaatatgcatatatatttttatgtcaaaataattgaaaattttttatgcaaTTGGCAAGGTTATAAAGAGGGAAAAGCAAAAATGAAGGTGtataaaaggaaaaatgTCTTATAGTTATGCTTCACCAAAactgttaatatataaaatatgctaATGTTTAagcaaattattaaaaatataattcgaATTTCCTCTAAAATAGTTCTGTTTTTCCATGTAGAAATCAATAaggttaaaaaattaaatgaaaaataaatggatgaagtacaaaaaatgaaaggaaaaaaattaaaaaattatacaagggaaaatatttcttctCACTAGTTTTAGCAATTTGTCAAATTGTTCTATgctatattaaaaagtgtaaaggtttaatattaaaaaaaacattcggaaaatatatatacctctacatataaattatcacatatatatgttaaaaaatatagcaaTTTGCAagttcatattattatatatatatttcatgtcacttttttttttcaatataaaggaattattttatttttttttatacaaaatttataagaaaaaaaaatagtttccTTATAGTTGGTTTTAAGCTATACTCAAtgagatatatataaaataaaaagtacaTCAACAATaaggaaatatttttatttgaataatatgtttatatatatttataagttcgtttttttttaaatttgggttattaaaaattgatattattagtatattgtttttttttcttcactttttaattcttttatatGAAGGAAAAAGAATGTACAcaaattgtaaaatatagTAAAACAAAACCAAGCAAATAAactctttctttttttgaataagtTTGATATAggcatgcatatataatatgtccATAATATGTGATAGTACAGTTAGCTATTTCAATTTTCcctaaataaacaaaattgtGAGTATATAGAATATTGCATGGTATTATCACATAagtactatttttttatagtgaaaattttatatttcaaaaaagatatatgaatatatcagcttattaaaaaatgctgAATATTAAGAATATAGCTCGAAGGATAAATAGTATAAACAATGTGAATGATATATCGTGTAAGTTGTATAGTTGTTCTACTAATGGTAcgtataatataaattcattAAGGGAAAACAGAAACTTTAGTACAAAATCAAACAATAGTGAAAAAGTATctataaatgtaaataaacaaaatgaattagGGAATGATGTATATGATACAGTAATTATTGGTGGTGGTGTTACAGGTACCgctttactatttttattatcaaaattttcaagtttaaaaaaattagcaATTATAGAAAGACGAGATGGATTTGCTCAAGTAGCTTCacatggaaaaaataatagtcaAACTATCCATTGTGGAGATATAGAAACAAATTATAGTTTTGAAAAAGccaaatttataaaaagataTGCTGATATGTTaagaaattatttatcACATTTaccaaaagaaaaaagagaaGATATATCATGTGTAACACAAAAAATGGTTTTAGGTGTTGGGGAAAAAGAATGTCAATTTTTAGAAGAAAGATATCCAACATTTaaacaattatttaaaactatgaaattatataataaaaatgatatatataaagtaGAACCAAATGTAGCattaaaaagtgaaaataaattaagaGACGAAATGATATcatctttatatatgcCACCTGAATTAACTACATGTGattatcaaaaattatCACAAAGTTTTATTGAATCTTcacaaaatttaaataataaaaataaaaaaatttctaTCAATGTTTCTACTGaagttataaatatagaagaaGTAAATGATTccttatttaaaatacatACAAATAAAGGTATTTTAAAATCAAGGTTTGTAGTCGTATCTGCATGTGGTCATTCATTGTTAATAGctcaaaaaatgaattatggATTGGAATATAGTTGTTTACCTGTAGCAGGTagcttttattttactaataaaatgttaaaTGGTAAAGTTTATACTATACAAAATCCAGCATTACCATTTGCAGCTGTACATGGTGATCCAGATATTATCGCAAAAGATAAAACCCGTTTTGGCCCAACCGCTCTACCTTTACCTTTACTTGAAAGAGATAATATGAAAactttatttgattttttaaaagtatGGAACCCAGATATGAATCTATTTCATGTCTactttaatttatttaaagatataacaatgttaaaatatgtttcgAGGAATTTCTTATTTGAAATAcctattttaaataaatatctatttttaaaggatgttcaaaaaattattccaTCTCTCACTGTAAATCAGTTATCTTATTGTGTTGGGTTTGGAGGGGTTAGACCACAacttataaacaaaaaatcaaaaaaactTATTTTGGGAGAAGGAAAAATAGACTCTGGTAAAAACATCCTGTTTAATGTTACTCCATCTCCTGGTGCTACTACATGTTTGGGAAATGGAGAGTTTGACATGAATACTATTTGTGAAAGACTCAATGAAACAGTTAGCAAAAAGGATGTCAACAAATATCTCTATCAAGGAGATTATCCAGTCAATTATTTGTAAACAAACTGtgatatttcaaaaatttgcagaaaataaaagttgttttatcaattttttatagtaaACAAAGATATAAGGAGAAATCTATTGATTGCTACCCTATTTgtcattatattattatttcattgtTTTTTACGTTTTTTTAGCTATTTGAAGGGAAACCCATTCATtagaatataaattaacatattattaaaatcaaaaaagaaatataaactttttccacactcatatatatttatccattttttcataCTCCTGTTTTATGTACTATGCATGTAATATGTAGAATATTCATTAGCTAGCGAACTTTTTTAAACACATCATTTTGCATAATAcacaaaaaagaaaagactTTCAAATACATGCTACTTTGAAATAACATGAAAATGCTAAGCGTGTATGCtctttataaattatgttatTATCCTGCCAAATTGgcgaaaattatatttttataaatcccattatatatattttcaaataaataattatacataaaaaaacatatcaaaatgaaatgagaaaattgtaataattatatatgcacaaaaaaggaaaaaaacgaaaattTTCTGAAcgttcatataatattttaaaataattttttttttcctattaaattatatggcaatatatatttttagctAGTTGTggaaatacatttttttttttttaattcctaAATTATGTAAAGTAAGGTGATGTGAAATGAgcaataatttataatagttTGGCTTGTTTTCACAAACAcataaatggaaaattttATGTCATAGTAAAGGAGCTATAGTTGCTTAATCCAAAGTGGTACCAAATAACAATGATATGTAATAAggtattttacaaaaattgaATGACCAGTTTATaaattcttttttcatatcattacatatatttggCTCTACCTATTTATATCACCACATTAAATTTCTTAAAAGCGCCATGCTGAAATAGggattttcatattttgcAAAGAAAGGGAAGATAAgttatttttgataattttcAGGAAgaatattgaaaatgaaaaaatatatatataataaaagaagaatGCATAAAGTTTTACTTATgagtaatatattttcctaagaaaatattgtcaaatattaatacatgaagtataaatatatacatcaTTGATTGTGGGTATATGTTTGTGTTTGAAggggaaaatataataataaacaagtCTTAATATGTTTTCAAAAAGGACGgctgttaaaaaaaatataaagaagaGTTTGGTTGATGATTCAGGAAATGGTGATGAAGAAGGTAATCTATTTAAAGGATCCttgaatgaaaaaaataaagcagtaggacaaaatgaaaaaggaaataaaatcaataataatgtatcCGGACGTGAAGAAGGTATAATATCACAAGATGAAACCGATTTaagtgaaataaaaaaaaatgtagcaTCATCATTTATACCTGAAAATCGAAACATTGACGATGTATGTAATGCTGAAGATACTATGGGGAATCATCAACATAATCAACAAActgatttaaaaatagaaaaaaatgaaaaaacaaaaaaaaaattgagtTTTATagaaaggaaaaaaaaagaagaaatggATAGAGTAAATAAACTAAATACAAgctttaatatatacagtGATAATGATAGTGGTAGTGATagtgaaaattatataatgataaaaaaaaaaaaaaaaaatatgaaaaaaaaatttgctGGTATCAATagtaatgatatatataaacaaaaagaaaGCATCGAAAAAATTAGTAGCATGAAAGACAGTacacaaaataatgaacaATATCATCGAAAATacattataaataagtatTATATGCACACCAAAGAGGGCGAGAGCGATGGAAATGAAGGACATCAAAATGACCCATTTACAATGAGAGAAACAGAAGAtgaaattaatgaaatgGATGGGACTAGTCCATATAGTTATAACGGTGTAAAAGGTgatgaaaattttcaaaaaatatcacaaatgaataataattacaaaaataagatAGCAACTGATAATAGCTTGCTTGTACAGGAAAATGAGCAACTATTTGATGACCAAGtcataattaattttgaaGACGAAATcgatgatgaaaatgatgaagaaaataaattaattaaagaaataaaattaaaaaaaaatattattcgaaagaaaaaagaaatatcagaaaaatatttatttgaatatgaagaaaattcaaatgatgattgtgaaaaattatacccTTATGATTATTCTTACACAGGTGAtcatatttcaaaaaaaaatattttttcaaatgaaataaataattttgaaaatgaagaCGATTTTGAAGTTGATGACACATATAACTACGAAACTTTAAAAGAGCTTAAATACAaactattaataaaaaaaaataaaaatgaaggaATAGgaaatttatatgaaaaaagtaAGCCTGATCAAGAGccagaaataaaaaaagactCTTCAAGTGATGAATTAGAAAGCAAAGGAAAATATGACACTTCCAAATTATACAAATCGTATGTAAActatgataatataaatgatgaaaatgatgaaaatgaaaatcataaaataaaaaaaattattaacaggaatatttttaatgagctaactaatgaaaaaaaaaaaatggaattttTAGCTAGCTcaaattatgataataatttaaatgaagatatatatatgagtGATAAATCAACTGGAAATATtccaataaaaaaagaaaaaacaaatgatttaaataatgtaaaagtTGATGAAAATGACAAAGAAGGaaaaacaattattataGAAAAGGGACAAACAGTaaacaatattaatgaaaaaagtttaaaaaataaagaagacATTGAAGatattactttttataattatgaaaatgaaaatatttttgaaaatattaaaaaaaactttgAAGAATATGGTGTGTGTAATTTAGAAATTGtcaaaatgaataatgatataaaaaaggaatatgaaaattataaaaatcgaattaaaaattatgaaaataaaaaacgtTTAGAAcaacataataatatagaatataaaaaattaaaaaaaatgtgtaaagaaaaaaaagaccaACTTattacatgtatatatattaataaatttatagcaattttaaagaatcttattttagaaaaatcCAAATGTATTGATAAtgcattaaaattattatacaaaatggAAAGTAGTTTTAcaacaatttattttaatatgaagttgtatatttataaagaatattatgaatatcataaacttaaatttattgatgattatatatttaattcaaaattttataaaataaataaaaataaatataaatcgattcatttaaattatctCATAAAAGAAGactattttattcaaaaCCAAAACGACATACATACCCTTATCTCATTTtacaataattttgttaaaaatatttataattacaattattttgaCAAAACATCTTACCATTATATGCTTGATGGCTTTTCAAGTAATTATTCTACTGACTCATCGAATGTTAGTGAGGGTGATGGTGAAGTGATTGAAGAATTGGACGGTAGCCAACCCAATTTTaaagacaaaaataaaagtgaaaaaacaaaatattttcagactataaaaatgaaagacataaaaaataagttcCTTTCTCTTATTGAAAAcatatttgaaaatgtaaatttatattttttaaattttaaaagtgtaataaaatatttttatttatttaaatattataataatgatttttataaaaataataattgctTGAAATGTTTtgaagatatattttttttttttgtaaaattagAGCTACTTTATTGGGATCCAATTTTACAATtctcattaaaaaaaaaaaaaaaaaataataaacttgATATTTATGACAAGCAATTAAAAAGTGATACATTAATGATAGATCAAAATACACCTGAAGAAATAGAAAACATTACAAATGGTAGTAACGAGAATATATTCCCCCATTTTAATCATAACAACCTATTCATAAATAGTGACAATGATGATGATAGCCAATTACTAGATTCATCAGATGACTCTGAAAGTGAAATTTCTGTAAGTAGTTCAAGTTCTACAGATGAAGaaattgtaaataataataatatgacaAAAAGGGAAAGTGAAAATAGTAACGAAGAAAACAACATCAACTTtgaaaacataaataaaatacatcccacttttaaaaagtttcgaaaaaatacaaattttgaaaaaaaaaaatacaaacttaataaaaaatgttttaatacTAGTccatttataaaatcatttGAATGGTACAAATTCATGGATGAACTAATACTTATATATGATGCACCAagtgaaaaagaaatattaacaaatttatatagaaatatatttaacaataaaatatatgaaattatAGATAATGTATGGAAtccattttcattaaatcaAAGTATAAACTTAGTTGCCATAATAAAAGATTACATAACATATAATGAAGAAcatgatttattatttttaaaaattagaGAAAGggtttgtatatatataaacacaTATTTAGAGACacgtaaaaatataatgaatcaaaaaaaaagaaatattttcctAATCAGATGtttaaaactttttaaatgcataaaaaatatacttacTATATCCCACGATATAGAACTATATCAAATTGTTCAGAAAGTTTTCTATGATATAGTTTTAGCTAACTGTGATTATTCGAACAAATATCATAACCTTATTTTAGCATCTTTAATTCCGATTATTCAAtctgtaaatatattatataataataactttGATAGTGATGTGTCagaaataatgaataagGTCATCTCAAATTTGGAGTCAGATGGCACTTGCTTCACGACACTTCATATTGATCATTGAAAATGTAGATGAGACAAACTATACTAATAAACAGTAAAAccattacatatatatcccatttattgtttgaattaatttttttatgtagcTCATCATGTGTACATCTCATTTTCTGCACATGATGAGAACGATAAGTTGtcatgtaaaaaaaattcaccACTTTTTTTGAGTAGACAAACAAGCCCACATACTTTATGGGGAACCAATATTACcatatagttttttttaaaacattttaatgcattgttttattttgaaagaGGAGACCCCtcatatatgtgtgtgcaCTTTTTAAGGTGCAAAATAGtttcctatttttttattttattactatttttattcgtATATTATCATGCCATAAACTTTCTTATCAAACCATCCAttgattaaataaaaatttaaagaaattaaaaataattttaatttatatatattttttatttgctttCCTAACTGACTATGTTAAATTGTCAAAAGGGAAAGAAAGagtgtaataaaaaaaaattgcaaCTAAAATtgctataaaaattttgataaacattgtaataaaaataatgataaacaataaaatgGGGTGgggtatataaaatatgtttggaacatgcatatattgaAATATGTTCAAAATGCAATAAATATTACGAAGAAAATTcgcataaataaaaataaaaagattaAAATAGCATAATGAAttaattacaaaaataaaaaaagcatgtccaatatatttatttaggGAAGAAAGTGTGTCCATACACATTCtatgtaattatttaaaagttacaaatatacaatttttgcATAAATTCTGACAAAAATGCAAACTCAGCATACGCATAATAAATTTGggatacaaaaatatatctgtATACCCATTATAAATCCAAATTAaatcttaaaaaatattgtatatataaatttgaaattttatccgttcataattttttgttttttttttcaccaGCTAGCCATtccaatatatttttctacaGCTAgctaaattaatattttttttctacaaataataatttttatatttttttctacagCTAGCTATTTCTgtagatttttttttttttaaaatacataaattaattttactaACATTATAATGATACACTTTTAAGCTAACAAAAATTGTTCATTTATTGTGGTTGTGGCTGTTCTTGTGATGGAGCAATGTGCATCATAAAAccaaatttatattcattatttaaataatcaatGTATCCACTAACTCCAAATCCTGAATAGTCTTGAGTAAAAACAGCAATTTTCCCACTAGTATCAATTGACCCTTGCACCTTTGCATGTCTAAATGAATAATCCCAACCTAGTCTCATTGCTGATTCTTTAGTTTCTGGAGTAAGTTCAAGTTCTGTTCCCACCGATAAACGATCAGATATTTTTCTAGCATATTGCATTTTATATGAGTGTGCCTGATTTAACATAAATTCTGGTGATTTAAAATTTGGCTGTCTAACACATTGCATAGTTAAGACATGATTATTATGATTATATCGTAAGCCAAAAGATCCAATGGATGCACAATTGGATCCTATATATGTCAAATCGACACCTGCTTGTAATCtttttgttattaattGTGTATATGAAGCATTAAATATCCAAGCCCCTTGccaaattgttttaaaattataagtaTTTTGTGGGTTATTTACTTCTAATGACATTTCATACATATTCCTTggatcatttttattatatgtattaaaattaaatttacaatcgaaaaaattatttatttttttacaaaatcgTCCATTAACACTACCATCCAAATTAACTCTACTAATCATTAATAAAGTATTATCACTACTTGCAAAATTTGCTCCaaattgatataaatatccGACATCCCTTAAGGATGTACCTAAAAATAAGGTATGGGTTgattgtaaatatttattaacatttttatcaaccTCAAATCTAAATCCATCAAAATTATCTTGAgtagttatatatttatattctttatttaaattttcaaataataaagcatTAGGGGCATCAAATGTATTTGCAAATGGTAATAAATTTGGATCctttgaatttttatcatcgtcattttgtttatttttttctatatcattaatattatcaatatcaccatatttttttttttgaaaattatctatatcatttatttcttcacataatgttaataatttattattaaaaaatcttCCTTTCTTTCTGTTTGGTTCCTCATCTTTCTTTTGTCGTGTGTCAAAAATCGAATTACGTtctatatatgcaaatttTTGTCGAAACAACTTTTTAAAAGCATTTGTTATCTCCATAATATGTGCATAAACATGTATGTGTATATGTGTGCACGTGGaggatattttttttggtcCCCTATTCTTTTATCCCTTTTACTATGCCCTAATTATACTTTTAAACTGCATTAATCTATTACAGCCTTATGAtactgtttttttttttttttaaagtataAGGACATTTATTTGGATTTAATTCGAGGCACATTCATACGCTTAGGTATAAACATAAATCATaagataaaattaattcaaaaaaaattatatatacaacttTTTATCCGTTTTTAAATACGTTAGTAAAGACTATAACTATCGCTTGATTGGTCTGGCTTTCGATgggttttttttttcataagcCTTTATAACAGCAtttatgcaaaaaaaataaaagaggTGGATACTTAAAACAATACAAAACTGTGTACATACATGTGCTCAAAAGGTTGTACACTATAAAAACTACACAAA
Encoded here:
- a CDS encoding ras GTPAse, putative yields the protein MKNLKILVLGDLGVGKSSFLRLISERFDEIYPINYFDYFMHLDEEEKKEQFVSSRDLAQNNSTKQNVETIVESMFFQAKKNFLEFIENKMNAKQFFVEKRHKYTYGFEIYPFLWNKDNSYNNNIFEKNIPLNIIKNKRENYHDVYLNSITEDNKYISSMSENNYYTDCNSGMTIDNGMKKQNDNFLYVEFFEIGGVQTYSYIRNIFYEKYDGILLFYDSSNNKSYHNLAMWLYELYVNTKPPSQIFCTVNKKEYKFWNIFQKDKMNTKISTSGYPNALPRKNIKHKYSDSDFYYGDQPFNYYNKEGEYDSKFDISDEHIDIEKGTEQNNEDILNGEIPLACVATKIDKKNSKQKPSCVKTPKTSYLYSILFPDELSDNSGYENRTDLKIKKDILKKLEQNISQALEIKASSIDCIIDIKNFLTFLKRVYAKKYGITNSQFNS
- a CDS encoding malate:quinone oxidoreductase, putative; protein product: MLNIKNIARRINSINNVNDISCKLYSCSTNGTYNINSLRENRNFSTKSNNSEKVSINVNKQNELGNDVYDTVIIGGGVTGTALLFLLSKFSSLKKLAIIERRDGFAQVASHGKNNSQTIHCGDIETNYSFEKAKFIKRYADMLRNYLSHLPKEKREDISCVTQKMVLGVGEKECQFLEERYPTFKQLFKTMKLYNKNDIYKVEPNVALKSENKLRDEMISSLYMPPELTTCDYQKLSQSFIESSQNLNNKNKKISINVSTEVINIEEVNDSLFKIHTNKGILKSRFVVVSACGHSLLIAQKMNYGLEYSCLPVAGSFYFTNKMLNGKVYTIQNPALPFAAVHGDPDIIAKDKTRFGPTALPLPLLERDNMKTLFDFLKVWNPDMNLFHVYFNLFKDITMLKYVSRNFLFEIPILNKYLFLKDVQKIIPSLTVNQLSYCVGFGGVRPQLINKKSKKLILGEGKIDSGKNILFNVTPSPGATTCLGNGEFDMNTICERLNETVSKKDVNKYLYQGDYPVNYL
- a CDS encoding mitochondrial import receptor subunit TOM40, putative; amino-acid sequence: MEITNAFKKLFRQKFAYIERNSIFDTRQKKDEEPNRKKGRFFNNKLLTLCEEINDIDNFQKKKYGDIDNINDIEKNKQNDDDKNSKDPNLLPFANTFDAPNALLFENLNKEYKYITTQDNFDGFRFEVDKNVNKYLQSTHTLFLGTSLRDVGYLYQFGANFASSDNTLLMISRVNLDGSVNGRFCKKINNFFDCKFNFNTYNKNDPRNMYEMSLEVNNPQNTYNFKTIWQGAWIFNASYTQLITKRLQAGVDLTYIGSNCASIGSFGLRYNHNNHVLTMQCVRQPNFKSPEFMLNQAHSYKMQYARKISDRLSVGTELELTPETKESAMRLGWDYSFRHAKVQGSIDTSGKIAVFTQDYSGFGVSGYIDYLNNEYKFGFMMHIAPSQEQPQPQ